tgattaaattttaactgGAACGAAATGTTGAACGGATGCAAGTATTAGTTCGTATTAAAccaataaaaaagaaattccACAGTAAGActactatttaactattaataaccttaaaataattatcttattgttagtaagtataattaataaattttaaatttctcagCTTTTAGTAGAGAGTATAtaacgtgataatattatttgaaaatgtacagTTTTTGGAACATTGTTCCACTGAAATATATGTCACTTCgccatacatcataatattattattatcatgaaccacagcgtataatatatacatatgatatattGTAAACCACTGGGCGGTGAGTTGTTCGTATTAAATGTCACCGCAtaatatactaggtacctacacgtGGAGTTTAGATACCGGGAgagataatattagtataatacccATCATTTAGCGGTATACGTCTGTAATACCTACTGCTGTGTATATTATGGACACGTggactaaaaaaataatcataaataaataaataaaaataaaatgctgaGATCAAAGAATCTACCAAATCTTGCGTACACATAAGTATATAACCTGTAAAAGTATTATAGAAATGACAACAGGTGTAGcggatacatatatatatatacctattatgtatatgGCTGCTCTTGGTTATATGAGTACGTATTAAGCACTGTCGTACACCGGACGACAACGAGGCCTACGTGGCGATCGTATCGATTAATCAGTattcccaattttttttattagatcgttccaaaaaaacaaattggtCGACCATTAATGTGACCGGTTCGCGCGTCCGTGTTTAAATTTCCAGacggtaaaaaaaaaccgtacacACCCAATTAAAATTCGGTTTTTTTTCTCTGTTATATACCGTATTAAATACATAACGCAATTATAtgcatgttttaaattataatgccgAATGATCCTTTGTTTATAACTATTCACGAAgaagacagacaaaaaaaataaaaaaatcagaaaaaacaatattaggtaggtatctatattatattataccaacagTTACAGCGCgcggttattatattattaattatttgatggaatctaatatacctaggttaatacactatacacataCGACATACAACTCTCACGGTCGAATCtcatataggttaggttatgggCGAAGATCCCTTTCAAAACGCAATGAAGATAGAAATAGTTTTCTGTTCACATTTCTAGTTACATTATTGAATTGCAGCTGATTTTCTGAGTGCATTTATCAAGTGTACATTTCAGAGTATTTTTTCTAAAGCCGTgaaattattttggtatatttaaGAAGAGTAACTAAATATCAACcaacctaaataattaataattaattgttgaacagttgaaaaataattgcTCGATCAAgatctgtaattttttttctttcaattttttatttgggtACCAGGATAATTTctgtaatttaaacaaaattatcaaatcGTCGATTGCAAAcacataatttatgaaatatttggtCAGcccatatttttataagaaataaaatctAGAAGATACGTaactatataaacataaatatataattaaatgcaAATTGTGCTAAAAATTCTAACACACAATTAAAATATGGATAAGAAACAAGACACTTTAGATTATGGTTTGGATATGTACAAATTCTAAAATTCTGTTCCAGTAACACCAAAATTGCTAAAAAACTATAAGTCTATAAAcgttaaataatcataattgataatattaaactaatatcaCAAAAATCGTTTAGGAAATAAACTGCATTCGttacaatatttcatattttcatatattagtTATCTCTTAAATACCTAGGAAaaccaatatataaaaattattgttttcatagtaaaaacaaaaatcaacacAAATATTTCTTAGTAAGTTATATATGAACTTTAGTACTGTAGAACACAATGCCTGACTAATGTgttgtttttgattatttttgttatatttttgcttggtattaaaaatcaaatacaaataaaaggcttatcatatgtttttgttattggaaattaaaaaaaaagtgagcGTAAATCTCGAGGTAaatctacaatatttttttatgagcgtttaaatagttattagaTATCACtggtaaattaacaaaatctcaaaggaataatataattttaattataattataaaaagatatataatcttattttattgtaattcaaaaactaacaaCAGTaggtacttgacattttcaccaaatgtttttattttattattttctataaatgaaaattgaaaatgttctaaatatgttttgattttatggtTGTATATTAAGGGTCAAGTAAGTTTTTTAGTGGTTGTGTGATAGGTGAATGTTGAAAGGATGCTTTATTAGAAAATGTTTTGGGTTGTTtattaagttaggttaggtcaggGGATGGTTTTAATGATTGTCTTTTGTTTTTCTCTGTAGTAGTGTATTTTACTGAAAAGTTGTCTTTTAGAATTTAGCTGAGATCTACAATCGTGAGCTAATTTTGCGGTATCTGGGCCTTTGGTGAGGCACGGTATTTAGACTCCATACGTTCGGGCTGTCTATTTCCTGTAAGACGGATAAAGTCACTAAGGGACGACAATGTCCCCTCACGTATCAGCGTGTTCAGAGTGTTGGAAAATTATCATGGAAATTGGCAgaagtatttttttaacgtaaGAATAAACAAAGTCAACGCTAACATTAAAacacgtaaatattttttattttaaaatttcattgttttaatgttatttattatagttttcgaAGACTGTTGAATACTGGCTCATGTTATATCGTCGGAATCCGAGTGCGGGATGTCGTTGGCCCGTACGTTGGACACTGCGTAAGGCATTAGGAGATTGATCCTAAGATTAGGAgagttaaatcattaaaatcgtTTCCTACAAGCGTAGTGTGATCCAAACCTTCACCATCTATAGTAGTCACTTATTATTCTTAAgtcaatttgttttaatattataaaatatcttattcataagattttttataaatcatgtaCTTGATAATTTGTCATCTAagtatagattttataaatattatgatataaaagtgAAATATATAATCACTCTTCTTACCATTATTTGGATTACactttaatacaaatttgtcCAATAGCAGAtgaaattttatgttttgttttttatataagatCTGCTTTATTTGTTTTGTGGAACTGTCGAGATGTTTGACTACTGGTTTTCCATTGCCATAGTCTCCCTGTATATTTATAcccttatattttataccagtaTTTTTGTAGGTGGcctcaaagtttttttttacgtaaatggTGGTCCGCATAAATAAAAAGGTTAGGAACCGCTGAtttatactatagtaaataattcttaataatttttttttagtgtctgtaaatttattaagtttatttcatattccaagGTTCATTGTTTAGTTTAGACTATTAGGTAAATTGTGCTAAATTACGTTCTTTGAAAGTacagtagtttttattttattttggaacaTCGGGTTTCTGTGTAATTTCGTAAACTATATCATTTTTGTCATGGCTGTCGTTTACTATTCGTTCAATATTAAAAGACTTACTAACATTTAAAGTGCAATTTGATGGTGAAGATTTAGCAGCAGCCTTGCAGCATACATTATCCGATTTAACGAGATTCTCATCGAGTCTTATCCATTCTGGAATCGGCTGAGACGAAAGAAAAtcacaaattttgtttttttcacgaACTGATTTCTTTGTATTCTGTTGGTTTGATGTAGTGTGATTTTctataccaaatttaaaaaaatgatgtacAGATTTCTTGGGACATACGgttaaatggttattttttgAGTTTTCCTGTcttctatcattattttttagaaggtttgatttttttgaacatacTAATAACTGACTAGATTTTTGGATGTCTATTTGATTTCCAtcacaaatatttgaaaaaagattCGATTGTTTTGAACATAATGATGTAAGGCTGTTGGTTTTGGCGTCGATTTGATTTGAAAACTGATTAACCTGTGCTATTTGTTGATGCTTGTCTCTTTTTTTCCTTTCCAAAGttagttttacttttaaaaactcGCATAAAATGATATCTCCATACTTCATTTGTTTTTTAGCATCATGTGAATTTATAATCTGTGCACTAGAAATATTAGTATTGTCTATTAATTTGCAAACACACCGATTTGAGGTACACGTGCCATTAATATTAGTGTTTGAGATTGGAGTATCAATAGTAACAGACTGTTGAGTTTGTAGTATATCAATAGGATTTGgctttattaaataatcaatacattttttagcatCGTCTAtactttttttcagtttatgttcattttttatttcaagatttgatttttttttcaaaattacgtGATTGACAGTATCGTTTAGTTTAATTAACTGTTCGATATTggacattaatttattaactttcgtatagtttatgttaattttatcgTCCAGTTTGGACAGATTAATCATAATTTCCGATTTTTCTTTTACTTGGTCAATTTTACATTGAGTCAAAAC
This genomic window from Metopolophium dirhodum isolate CAU chromosome 1, ASM1992520v1, whole genome shotgun sequence contains:
- the LOC132951899 gene encoding metacaspase-2-like; amino-acid sequence: MWLINLFTKTKDNGREESINKDKINEESINISLKHVEEQVINDLKNRVEKVKKIHTKLKELQNKQDLHLNNNTTNTLSDKDEQCASTNKNENNYKIEDILRIIPVIENNLQSLTEKVSCLFSLFDAKQLNAKTVTASNSLNKMNGVVDKTIQTNKDTSPGLVTKKNKKMRKNKRSFITKKKYSYQKVKIRRISTKIINKVDQKDQVMNEENVPSHGVKLIDQLTNLDGQLESFFTKIQSVLTQCKIDQVKEKSEIMINLSKLDDKININYTKVNKLMSNIEQLIKLNDTVNHVIPNPIDILQTQQSVTIDTPISNTNINGTCTSNRCVCKLIDNTNISSAQIINSHDAKKQMKYGDIILCEFLKVKLTLERKKRDKHQQIAQVNQFSNQIDAKTNSLTSLCSKQSNLFSNICDGNQIDIQKSSQLLVCSKKSNLLKNNDRRQENSKNNHLTVCPKKSVHHFFKFGIENHTTSNQQNTKKSVREKNKICDFLSSQPIPEWIRLDENLVKSDNVCCKAAAKSSPSNCTLNVSKSFNIERIVNDSHDKNDIVYEITQKPDVPK